A portion of the Sabethes cyaneus chromosome 3, idSabCyanKW18_F2, whole genome shotgun sequence genome contains these proteins:
- the LOC128739912 gene encoding zinc finger protein OZF-like: MEISNDTDDFSGQNFMCRVCTSTNLLINIFLNEAHNIAAKIQICASVQIAEDDDLPHHICSKCYTDLEIAFAFRSRCEESDMKLRQLFNNIAKEEELSIKSENDDDNAELINQNQNTYVDSEDNSSNLNFEHVSCELSQDYTEIAETISGDSKSQLSQGRTKQIVKSLICEACDKVLPSRNEYFAHVKTHGKRRFRCKICDKWLARRSSFLQHQRGHLGVSKQYSCKICKREFRFRNSLQRHISGVHNRLRNFTCTLCGSSFAQKTHLQVHAATHIGQPYKCSKCPATYRSERFLLRHEQFHLPPEERNNALIFEQKSYKSTTQKKFICEYCGKIFNNQATYVVHTRMHTKEKPYNCIYCEKKFVSSSLRKKHMKTHTGEKPFKCDICGRCFREKAHLTTHGVTHKQDRNHVCPICSKAFKLKSILNSHMKCHSVCNKNLDSEKL; this comes from the exons ATGGAAATTAGCAACGATACAGATGACTTTAGCGGCCAAAACTTTATGTGTCGTGTTTGTACTTCAACTAATTTGTTGATCAACATATTTCTAAATGAGGCCCACAACATAGCAGCGAAGATCCAAATCTGCGCTTCTGTTCAG aTTGCCGAAGATGATGATCTTCCCCATCACATATGCAGTAAATGTTACACTGATTTGGAGATTGCGTTCGCATTTCGTAGCAGGTGTGAGGAATCGGATATGAAATTAAGACAACTTTTCAACAATATAGCTAAAGAAGAAGAGCTGTCGATAAAGTCAGaaaacgacgacgacaacgcaGAACTTATAAACCAAAACCAGAATACTTATGTGGATAGTGAAGATAATTCGTCAAACTTAAATTTTGAACATGTTAGCTGTGAACTTTCGCAGGATTATACTGAAATTGCAGAAACAATTAGTGGTGATTCGAAAAGCCAGTTATCGCAAGGCCGAACAAAGCAAATTGTAAAAAGTTTGATTTGTGAAGCATGTGATAAAGTATTGCCTAGTAGAAATGAATACTTTGCACATGTAAAAACACATGGCAAACGACGTTTTCGATGTAAAATATGTGACAAGTGGTTAGCTAGAAGATCATCATTTTTGCAACATCAACGTGGGCATCTTGGAGTATCGAAACAATATTCGTGCAAAATATGTAAAAGAGAATTTAGGTTTCGCAATAGCTTGCAGAGACACATCTCAGGAGTACACAATCGACTTCGTAATTTTACCTGTACTTTATGCGGAAGTTCATTTGCTCAAAAAACTCATTTGCAAGTTCATGCAGCCACCCACATAGGACAGCCGTACAAATGTTCTAAATGCCCAGCTACGTACCGATCTGAACGATTCCTTTTACGTCATGAACAGTTCCATTTACCTCCTGAAGAACGAAACAATGCGTTAATATTTGAACAGAAATCTTACAAATCGActacacaaaaaaaatttatatgcgAATATTGCGGGAAAATTTTCAACAATCAAGCAACTTACGTGGTACATACGCGAATGCATACAAAAGAAAAGCCGTACAACTGTATCTATTGTGAAAAAAAGTTCGTATCTTCTAGTTTAAGGAAAAAACATATGAAAACCCACACCGGCGAAAAACCTTTCAAATGCGATATCTGTGGAAGGTGCTTTCGGGAGAAAGCGCATTTAACCACGCATGGTGTAACGCACAAGCAGGATCGGAACCACGTATGTCCCATTTGTTCAAAAGCCTTCAAGTTGAAATCTATTTTGAACAGTCATATGAAGTGTCATTCTGTATGCAACAAAAACTTAGACTCTGAAAAACTATGA
- the LOC128742097 gene encoding uncharacterized protein DDB_G0271670-like: SSSSSSSSSSSSSSSSSSSSSSSSSSSSSSSSSSSSSSSSSSSSSSSSSSSSSSSSSSSSSSSSSSSSSSSSSSSSSSSSSSSSSSSSSSSSSSSSSSSSSSSSSSSSSSSSSSSSSSSSSSSSSSSSSSSSSSSSSSSSSSSSSSSSSSSSSSSSSSSSSSSSSSSSSSSSSSSSSSSSSSSSSSSSSSSSSSSSSSSSSSSSSSSSSSSSSSSSSS; the protein is encoded by the coding sequence agtagtagtagtagtagtagtagtagtagtagtagtagtagtagtagtagtagtagtagtagtagtagtagtagtagtagtagtagtagtagtagtagtagtagtagtagtagtagtagtagtagtagtagtagtagtagtagtagtagtagtagtagtagtagtagtagtagtagtagtagtagtagtagtagtagtagtagtagtagtagtagtagtagtagtagtagtagtagtagtagtagtagtagtagtagtagtagtagtagtagtagtagtagtagtagtagtagtagtagtagtagtagtagtagtagtagtagtagtagtagtagtagtagtagtagtagtagtagtagtagtagtagtagtagtagtagtagtagtagtagtagtagtagtagtagtagtagtagtagtagtagtagtagtagtagtagtagtagtagtagtagtagtagtagtagtagtagtagtagtagtagtagtagtagtagtagtagtagtagtagtagtagtagtagtagtagtagtagtagtagtagtagtagtagtagtagtagtagtagtagtagtagtagtagtagtagtagtagtagtagtagtagtagtagtagtagtagtagtagtagtagtagtagtagtagtagtagt
- the LOC128742092 gene encoding zinc finger protein OZF-like, with amino-acid sequence MELSNDSYDFNGQNFMCRVCTSSNLLINIFLNEDHNIAAKIQFCASVQIAENDDLPHHICSQCYTDLEIAYAFRSRCEESDEKLRLNNKKDELSLKSENDDDNAELLTQNQNNNHVKSEDNSSNLDFEQVDCELLQDYIETTETISDSKNQLSHDHTNQTVESLICEACDEVLPSRNEYLAHVKTHGKRRFRCKICDKWLARRSSFLQHQRRHLGVSKLFSCKLCKKEFSSRPNLRRHISEIHNRLRNFTCTLCGSSFAQKTHLQAHAATHIGQSYKCSKCPATYRCEQYLLRHEQLHLLPEEPNHELMFEQKSYKAYTQSKQYICEYCGKIYNNQATYVVHTRTHTKEKPYNCFYCEKKFTSSGFRKKHMKIHTGEKPFKCDICGRCFREKAHLTTHSVTHKQDRNHVCPICSKAFKLKSILNSHMKCHSICNRNLDSE; translated from the exons ATGGAACTTAGCAACGATTCATATGACTTTAACGGTCAAAACTTTATGTGTCGTGTTTGTACTTCGTCCAATTTGTTAATCAACATATTTCTAAATGAGGACCACAACATAGCAGCGAAAATCCAGTTCTGTGCTTCTGTTCAG aTTGCCGAAAATGATGATCTTCCCCATCACATATGCAGTCAATGTTACACTGACTTGGAGATTGCTTACGCATTTCGAAGCAGATGTGAGGAATCGGATGAGAAACTACGACTTAACAATAAAAAGGATGAGCTGTCGCTAAAGTCAGAGAACGACGACGATAACGCAGAACTTTTAACACAAAATCAGAATAATAATCATGTAAAAAGTGAGGATAATTCGTCCAACTTAGACTTTGAACAAGTCGATTGCGAACTTTTGCAGGATTACATTGAAACTACAGAAACAATTAGTGATTCTAAAAACCAGTTATCGCACGATCACACAAACCAAACTGTAGAAAGTTTGATTTGTGAAGCATGTGATGAAGTATTACCTAGCAGAAATGAATACTTGGCACATGTAAAAACACATGGTAAAAGACGTTTTCGATGTAAAATATGTGACAAGTGGTTGGCTAGAAGATCATCATTTTTGCAACATCAACGTCGGCATCTTGGAGTATCGAAATTATTTTCGTGCAAATTATGTAAAAAAGAATTTAGTTCTCGCCCTAATTTGCGGAGACACATCTCAGAGATACACAATCGGCTTCGCAATTTTACCTGTACTTTATGTGGAAGTTCATTTGCTCAAAAAACTCATTTGCAAGCTCATGCGGCCACTCACATAGGTCAGTCGTACAAGTGTTCCAAATGCCCAGCTACATACCGATGTGAACAATATCTTTTACGTCATGAACAGTTACATTTACTTCCTGAAGAACCAAACCATGAGTTAATGTTTGAACAAAAATCTTACAAAGCATATACACAGAGCAAACAATATATTTGCGAATATTGCGGAAAGATTTACAACAATCAAGCTACTTATGTAGTACATACGCGAACGCATACAAAAGAAAAGCCGTATAACTGTTTCTattgtgaaaaaaagtttacatcTTCTGGTTTTCGGAAAAAACATATGAAAATCCATACAGGCGAAAAACCTTTCAAATGCGACATCTGTGGAAGATGCTTTCGGGAGAAAGCGCATTTAACCACGCATAGTGTAACACACAAGCAGGATCGAAACCACGTATGTCCAATTTGTTCAAAAGCCTTCAAGTTGAAATCTATTTTGAACAGTCATATGAAGTGTCATTCAATATGCAACCGAAACTTAGACTCTGAATAA
- the LOC128742096 gene encoding uncharacterized protein LOC128742096: protein MSCCFRCRQRNQATHQQFTYYQPGNLVPSVQILAEVRLQFSGVARSSICEKLSYSEQSDLADDCRRCLTKPTSSSTSSHQHVWNQHEMMDGIYEMPISGT, encoded by the exons ATGTCGTGTTGTTTTCGATGCCGACAACGAAATCAAG CTACACACCAACAATTTACATACTATCAACCGGGCAATCTTGTTCCTAGTGTTCAAATATTGGCAGAAGTACGTTTGCAGTTTTCCGGAGTTGCCCGTTCATCGATCTGTGAAAAGCTTAGTTATTCCGAACAGTCGGATCTTGCGGATGATTGCCGTCGTTGCTTAACAAAGCcaaccagcagcagcacatCAAGTCATCAACATGTATGGAACCAACACG AAATGATGGACGGGATTTATGAAATGCCGATATCCGGTACGTGA
- the LOC128742087 gene encoding ubiquitin thioesterase trabid — protein sequence MSEYSNSSSSRKDDTEKTQDEQQSPVCSQQAELQKAKWICEYCTYENYPQSLKCTMCKGQKPLLNEDIFRLSPTQQLNTTRRSTSNLASGPSKMSPRHDDSINEGSQKWICNVCTYHNLLQSRRCLQCNSKWESEVFTKSFTQKSQSQKASPPKVISEYESLSDQLNAMNIFRSSGEDDVVDLFSPSSGCARRKRNNSPANIDSPSVDRAIDRSKDYYSGVGSEDVKVQSPTAVSPMNSSSRITTNTGKWFCSVCTYENWPKSLKCSMCLHPRETNSGRTSQASARHSPDHDENVASNIVVNNKRNQQLVRDLDPMNNHDVYQQERYMRQLRRQPDWQWLNACIGIAENNVGAVETYLGCGGDPSRALTPAEVSLLNHNNIAFDVGHTLIHLAIRFHRDEMLPLLLAQISGSGPGIKRVPSYVAPDLASDIRRHFALSLCIRKVAFNCQYVNEHATFSLPADIEELPLALQEQLYEELLDRDAQKQLEMPPPALNWSLEITDRLGSRLMVLWNRSAGDCLLDSAMQATWGVFDRDNTLRRALADSLHQCGHFFYPRWKENEIIQAALLHYTVSETQLEEDWSTLLSLASQPGASLEQLHIFTLAHILRRPIIVYGVKYVKSFRGEDIGYARFEGVYLPLLWEQGFCLSSPIALGYTRGHFSALVPTEPYSRIDAARDDREDITFLPLMDCESKLLPVHFLNNNEIGQEETIMRQWLDVCETEGGLLVAQQKLHKRPLLVAQMLEEWLNHYRRIAISRLF from the exons ATGTCTGAATATTCTAATTCGTCAAGCTCCCGAAAGGATGATACCGAAAAAACTCAAGACGAGCAACAATCGCCCGTTTGTTCGCAACAGGCTGAACTACAGAAGGCAAAATGGATATGCGAGTATTGCACATACGAAAACTATCCTCAATCATTAAAGTGTACAATGTGCAAAGGACAGAAACCATTACTAAATGAGGATATTTTCAG ACTTAGTCCTACACAGCAGCTTAATACAACAAGAAGATCTACGTCTAACCTTGCCAGTGGACCATCAAAAATGTCCCCGAGGCATGACGACAGTATTAATGAAGGTAGTCAAAAGTGGATCTGCAATGTGTGTACTTACCATAACCTACTTCAATCTCGGCGTTGCTTACAATGCAACAGCAAGTGGGAAAGCGAGGTGTTTACGAAGTCGTTTACCCAAAAATCTCAGTCCCAAAAAGCATCTCCGCCAAAAGTGATATCGGAATATGAAAGCTTGAGCGACCAGCTAAACGCAATGAACATTTTCCGCAGTTCTGGGGAAGATGATGTGGTTGATCTATTTTCACCCAGTAGCGGGTGCGCTAGGAGAAAACGAAACAATTCTcccgctaacattgattcgccAAGCGTGGATCGGGCAATAGATCGTTCAAAAGATTACTATTCCGGTGTAGGCAGCGAAGATGTGAAGGTCCAATCCCCGACCGCAGTTTCGCCGATGAATAGCAGCAGCCGTATTACAACTAACACGGGAAAATGGTTTTGTTCAGTATGCACCTACGAAAACTGGCCGAAATCGTTAAAATGTTCAATGTGCTTACATCCACGTGAAACAAACAGTGGCCGTACTAGTCAAGCATCTGCGAGGCACTCACCAGATCACGATGAGAATGTAGCCAGTAATATTGTGGTAAACAATAAGCGCAACCAACAGCTGGTTCGTGACTTAGATCCAATGAATAATCATGATGTGTATCAGCAAGAACGGTATATGCGACAGCTTAGAAGACAACCTGACTGGCAGTGGCTTAATGCTTGTATTGGGATTGCGGAAAACAATGTCGGAGCAGTGGAAACATATTTGGGTTGCGGTGGTGATCCGAGTCGTGCTCTTACTCCTGCTGAAGTTAGCCTGCTCAATCATAACAACATAGCTTTCGATGTTGGCCACACGCTAATCCATCTGGCAATTCGTTTTCATCGTGACGAGATGCTTCCGTTACTATTGGCTCAAATTTCTGGTTCGGGACCAGGTATCAAAAGAGTACCTTCATATGTAGCTCCTGATCTTGCAAGCGACATCAGGCGTCATTTCGCTCTTTCATTGTGTATTCGAAAAGTTGCATTCAACTGCCAGTATGTGAATGAACATGCAACCTTTTCGCTTCCTGCTGATATTGAAGAACTGCCACTGGCATTACAAGAACAGCTTTATGAGGAATTGCTTGACCGTGATGCTCAAAAGCAACTGGAGATGCCTCCGCCGGCACTCAATTGGTCACTGGAAATCACTGACCGCCTGGGCTCTCGTTTAATGGTGCTATGGAATCGAAGCGCCGGTGATTGCTTGTTAGATTCTGCTATGCAGGCAACATGGGGTGTATTTGACCGTGATAATACGTTGAGGAGAGCTCTCGCTGATAGTCTGCACCAGTGTGGTCATTT TTTCTATCCGCGTtggaaagaaaacgaaattattCAAGCTGCGCTGTTGCATTACACAGTATCTGAAACGCAACTGGAAGAAGATTGGAGCACTCTTCTTTCGCTAGCTAGTCAGCCTGGAGCGTCACTTGAACAGCTGCATATTTTCACTCTAGCGCACATTCTTCGTAGGCCTATTATTGTGTATGGGGTTAAGTACGTGAAAAGTTTTCGTGGTGAAGACATCGGATATGCACGGTTTGAGGGAGTTTACCTACCTCTTCTATGGGAGCAAGGTTTTTGTCTAAGCTCACCGATAGCCTTGGGGTATACTAGAGGTCATTTCAGTGCTTTGGTGCCGACAGAGCCATATTCACGTATTGACGCAGCCAGGGATGACAGAGAAGATATTACATTCTTACCGCTGATGGATTGTGAATCGAAGCTATTGCCTGTTCATTTTTTGAATAACAATGAA ATTGGCCAAGAGGAAACCATTATGCGCCAGTGGCTAGATGTATGTGAAACTGAAGGAGGTTTACTGGTTGCGCAACAGAAACTTCACAAACGTCCGCTTTTAGTAGCCCAAATGTTAGAGGAATGGCTCAACCATTATCGGAGAATAGC AATTTCGAGGCTTTTTTAA